The sequence below is a genomic window from Desulfonauticus submarinus.
ATCCTGGAGGAGAACCAACGGAGATTATAAAGTTCTTAGAGAAGAATAATCTTACTTTAACTCTCATTTTAAATACCCATTTGCACTTTGATCATATTCAGGGCAATGCTAAATTGAGTAAACTCACTGGCGCTCCTATTTTTGCGAGTCAGAAAGATGCTTATTTGTTAGAATCAGAGCTTGGTTTAGGAGGGTTTATGGATTTTCCTTCAACAGAACTTTTTGAATTTAAAGATTTAAGGCCAGGAGAAGTAGAGGTTTTAAATACCAAATGTAAGGTTTTAGCTACACCTGGTCATTCTCCTGGCAGTTTGTCTTTTTATTTTCCAGAGCTAAAGGCAGTATTTGTTGGGGACTTAATTTTTTTCCGTTCAG
It includes:
- a CDS encoding MBL fold metallo-hydrolase, with amino-acid sequence MSVKTFNLGVLATNCYLIFNKEEAIVIDPGGEPTEIIKFLEKNNLTLTLILNTHLHFDHIQGNAKLSKLTGAPIFASQKDAYLLESELGLGGFMDFPSTELFEFKDLRPGEVEVLNTKCKVLATPGHSPGSLSFYFPELKAVFVGDLIFFRSVGRTDFPGGDLEILKKSVEESIFTLPSDTIIYPGHGEPTVVKEEKIHNPFFIGYNYLS